One stretch of Zhihengliuella flava DNA includes these proteins:
- the rpoB gene encoding DNA-directed RNA polymerase subunit beta, whose amino-acid sequence MVASSTSENVTASSARSAEAAGRISFAKIHEPLDVPNLLALQTESFDWLIGNQRWKDRVMAAQAIGDDSVAEVSGLSEIFHEISPIEDFQETMSLSFSEPEFADPKYTEAECKDRDATYSAPLYVKAEFMNNNTGEIKQQTVFMGDFPLMTQKGTFIINGTERVVVSQLVRSPGAYFERTPDKTSDKDIFTAKVIPSRGAWLELEIDKRDQVGVRLDRKRKQSVTVLLKALGWSEGQILEEFGNYESIRATLEKDTTETQEEALLDIYRKLRPGEPPTVDAAQSLLDNLYFNPKRYDLAKVGRYKINRKLGLDKPLSGPTASVLGNDDIVAMIKFLVALHAGEQTIPGQRNGEDVDVHVEVDDIDHFGNRRIRAVGELIENQVRTGLSRMERVVRERMTTQDVEAITPQTLINIRPVVAAIKEFFGTSQLSQFMDQNNPLAGLTHKRRLSALGPGGLSRDRAGMEVRDVHPSHYGRMCPIETPEGPNIGLIGSLATYARINAFGFIESPYRKVVDGQVTEEVHYLTADDELQALIAQANAPLTEDQRFAEDLVLARERGGGGEPVLATPAEIDYMDVSPRQMVSGATALIPFLEHDDANRALMGANMQRQAVPLLQSEAPLVGTGMEKYVAVDAGDSITAEKPGVVTDVSADLVIVMNDDGTESAYPIMKFARSNQGNAYNQRVMVSEGDRVEYQSLIADGPSTDQGELALGKNLLVAFMSWEGHNFEDAIILSQRMVSDDVLTSIHIEEHEVDARDTKLGAEEITRDIPNVSEDVLSQLDERGIIHIGAEVEAGDILVGRVTPKGETELTPEERLLRAIFGEKSREVRDTSLKVPHGESGTVIGIRIFDRDNDDELPPGVNQLVRVYVAQKRKITDGDKLAGRHGNKGVISRILPVEDMPFLEDGTPVDVILNPLGVPGRMNIGQVLEIHLGWAAKQGWKIEGEPEWLKNLPNLPRESGPTTVATPVFDGAEEDEVRGLLDHTSLTRDGDRLINNTGKARLFDGRSGEPLPDPISVGYMYILKLHHLVDDKIHARSTGPYSMITQQPLGGKAQFGGQRFGEMEVWALEAYGAAYTLQELLTIKSDDIHGRVKVYEAIVKGENIPEPGVPESFKVLIKEMQSLCLNVEVLSSDGQAVEMRDSDEEVFRAAEELGIDLSRAEPNSVEEV is encoded by the coding sequence TTGGTCGCCTCGAGCACCTCTGAAAACGTAACCGCTAGTTCGGCGCGGTCCGCGGAAGCGGCTGGCCGAATCTCATTCGCAAAGATCCATGAGCCTCTGGACGTTCCCAATCTCTTGGCACTCCAGACGGAGAGCTTTGATTGGCTCATCGGCAACCAGCGCTGGAAGGACCGGGTCATGGCGGCCCAGGCCATCGGCGATGACAGTGTCGCCGAAGTCTCCGGCCTGTCCGAGATCTTCCACGAGATCTCCCCGATCGAAGACTTTCAGGAGACCATGTCCCTGAGCTTCTCGGAGCCGGAGTTCGCCGACCCGAAGTACACCGAGGCTGAGTGCAAGGATCGCGACGCGACCTACTCGGCTCCGCTGTACGTCAAGGCCGAGTTCATGAACAACAACACGGGCGAGATCAAGCAGCAGACCGTGTTCATGGGCGATTTCCCGTTGATGACCCAGAAGGGCACCTTCATCATCAACGGCACGGAGCGCGTCGTCGTCTCCCAGCTGGTCCGTTCCCCGGGTGCGTACTTCGAGCGCACTCCGGATAAGACTTCCGACAAGGACATCTTCACCGCCAAGGTCATCCCGTCCCGCGGTGCCTGGCTTGAGCTCGAGATCGACAAGCGCGATCAGGTCGGCGTTCGCCTGGACCGCAAGCGCAAGCAGTCGGTGACCGTCCTGCTGAAGGCGCTCGGCTGGTCCGAGGGCCAGATCCTCGAGGAGTTCGGCAACTACGAGTCCATCCGCGCCACGCTCGAGAAGGACACCACGGAGACGCAGGAGGAAGCCCTCCTCGACATCTACCGCAAGCTCCGTCCGGGAGAGCCGCCGACGGTCGATGCGGCGCAGTCGCTGCTGGACAACCTCTACTTCAACCCCAAGCGCTACGATCTGGCCAAGGTTGGCCGCTACAAGATCAACCGCAAGCTGGGTCTCGACAAGCCACTGTCCGGCCCCACCGCGTCCGTTCTGGGCAACGATGACATCGTCGCCATGATCAAGTTCCTCGTCGCGCTGCACGCTGGTGAGCAGACGATCCCGGGCCAGCGCAATGGCGAAGACGTTGACGTGCACGTCGAGGTCGATGACATTGATCACTTCGGCAACCGCCGTATCCGCGCCGTGGGCGAGCTCATCGAGAATCAGGTCCGGACCGGCCTGTCTCGCATGGAACGCGTCGTCCGTGAGCGGATGACCACGCAGGACGTCGAGGCCATCACGCCGCAGACCCTGATCAACATCCGCCCCGTCGTCGCTGCGATCAAGGAGTTCTTCGGAACGTCCCAGCTCTCGCAGTTCATGGATCAGAACAACCCGCTGGCCGGCTTGACGCACAAGCGTCGCCTCTCCGCGCTGGGTCCGGGCGGCCTCTCCCGTGACCGTGCCGGCATGGAAGTGCGTGACGTTCACCCGTCGCACTACGGCCGCATGTGCCCGATCGAGACGCCCGAAGGCCCGAACATTGGTCTGATCGGCTCGCTCGCTACCTACGCCCGCATCAACGCCTTCGGCTTCATTGAGTCCCCGTACCGCAAGGTCGTGGACGGTCAGGTCACCGAAGAGGTCCATTACCTCACGGCTGACGACGAGCTGCAGGCGCTCATCGCTCAGGCCAATGCGCCGTTGACCGAGGATCAGCGCTTCGCTGAGGACCTCGTGCTGGCTCGTGAGCGTGGCGGCGGTGGCGAGCCGGTGCTCGCCACTCCGGCGGAAATCGACTACATGGACGTCTCCCCGCGTCAGATGGTGTCGGGTGCGACGGCCCTGATTCCGTTCCTTGAGCACGACGACGCCAACCGCGCGCTCATGGGCGCCAACATGCAGCGTCAGGCGGTCCCGCTGCTGCAGTCCGAGGCCCCGCTGGTGGGTACGGGCATGGAGAAGTACGTCGCGGTCGACGCCGGCGATTCCATCACGGCGGAGAAGCCGGGCGTGGTGACGGATGTTTCCGCTGACCTCGTGATCGTCATGAACGACGACGGCACCGAGTCGGCGTACCCGATCATGAAGTTCGCCCGCTCGAACCAGGGCAACGCGTACAACCAGCGCGTCATGGTCTCGGAGGGTGACCGGGTCGAGTACCAGTCGCTCATCGCCGACGGCCCGTCCACCGATCAGGGCGAGCTGGCCCTCGGTAAGAACCTGCTGGTGGCCTTCATGTCCTGGGAGGGACATAACTTCGAGGACGCCATCATCCTGTCCCAGCGCATGGTCTCCGATGACGTGCTGACCTCGATCCACATCGAGGAGCATGAGGTCGATGCCCGTGACACGAAGCTGGGCGCGGAGGAAATCACCCGCGATATCCCGAACGTGTCCGAGGACGTGCTGAGCCAGCTGGATGAGCGCGGCATCATTCACATCGGTGCTGAGGTTGAAGCTGGCGACATCCTCGTCGGCCGTGTCACCCCGAAGGGCGAGACCGAGCTCACCCCGGAGGAGCGCCTGCTGCGCGCCATCTTCGGCGAGAAGTCCCGCGAGGTCCGCGACACCTCCTTGAAGGTGCCCCACGGCGAATCCGGAACGGTCATCGGCATCCGCATCTTCGATCGCGATAACGACGACGAACTGCCCCCGGGCGTGAATCAGCTGGTCCGCGTGTACGTGGCGCAGAAGCGCAAGATCACCGATGGTGACAAGCTAGCCGGCCGTCACGGCAACAAGGGTGTTATTTCCCGCATCTTGCCCGTGGAAGACATGCCGTTCCTCGAGGACGGTACCCCGGTCGACGTGATCCTCAACCCACTGGGTGTGCCGGGCCGTATGAACATCGGCCAGGTCTTGGAAATTCACCTGGGTTGGGCTGCCAAGCAGGGCTGGAAGATCGAGGGCGAGCCCGAGTGGCTGAAGAATCTTCCGAACCTGCCGCGCGAATCCGGCCCCACGACGGTGGCGACCCCGGTGTTCGACGGCGCGGAAGAGGACGAAGTCCGCGGCCTGCTGGATCACACGAGCCTCACCCGTGATGGCGACCGCCTGATCAACAACACCGGCAAGGCCCGGCTGTTCGACGGCCGCTCCGGTGAGCCGCTGCCGGATCCGATCTCGGTCGGCTACATGTACATCCTGAAGCTGCACCACCTGGTTGACGACAAGATCCACGCTCGTTCCACTGGTCCGTACTCGATGATCACCCAGCAGCCGCTCGGCGGTAAGGCCCAGTTCGGTGGCCAGCGCTTTGGTGAGATGGAGGTGTGGGCTCTCGAGGCGTACGGCGCTGCCTACACCCTCCAGGAGCTGCTGACGATCAAGTCGGATGACATCCACGGGCGTGTGAAGGTCTACGAGGCCATCGTGAAGGGCGAGAACATCCCGGAGCCGGGCGTTCCGGAGTCGTTCAAGGTGCTCATCAAGGAAATGCAGTCGCTCTGCCTGAACGTTGAGGTCCTGTCCTCGGACGGCCAGGCTGTTGAAATGCGTGACTCGGACGAAGAAGTCTTCCGGGCTGCGGAAGAACTCGGTATCGACCTGTCCCGGGCCGAGCCGAACTCCGTCGAAGAGGTCTAG
- a CDS encoding DNA-directed RNA polymerase subunit beta', whose amino-acid sequence MSSESSFGNMRIGLATGEEIREWSYGEVKKPETINYRTLKPEKDGLFCEKIFGPSRDWECYCGKYKRVRFKGIICERCGVEVTRAKVRRERMGHIELAAPVTHIWYFKGVPSRLGYLLDLAPKDLEKIIYFAAYMITSVDEERRHAELPNLQAQHDLERKNLMETRDSDIAAIAKDLEDDLARLESEGAKAAEKKKARDAADKTMAQIRKRADATIERLDQVWDRFKNLKVADLEGDEGLFRSMREKYGLFFEGHMGAEAIQKRLQSFDMQAEAEMLQEIIQNGKGQRKTRALKRLKVVNAFLTTDNSPLGMVLDAVPVIPPELRPMVQLDGGRFATSDLNDLYRRVINRNNRLKRLLDLGAPEIIVNNEKRMLQEAVDSLFDNGRRGRPVTGPGNRPLKSLSDMLKGKQGRFRQNLLGKRVDYSGRSVIVVGPQLKLHQCGLPKQMALELFKPFVMKRLVDLNHAQNIKSAKRMVERYRPQVWDVLEEIITEHPVLLNRAPTLHRLGIQAFEPQLVEGKALQLHPLVCAAFNADFDGDQMAVHLPLSPEAQAEARILMLSSHNILKPSDGRPVALPSQDMIIGLHHLTTKREGEVGEGRVFTSVAEAIMAFDAGELHLNAVAKIRVESFTPSAEQPAPEGWEPGQPALLETSLGQIIFNETLPADYPWVEHVAGKDALSEIVNDLAERYPKVETAQALDNLKDAGFYWATRSGVTVAISDVSSNMDKAAILAPYEEQARKVQGQYDKGLIADDERRTELVDIWSKATDEVAEAMKNGMEKLNTINRMVTSKARGNWLQLRQIAGIRGLVSNPRGDIIPRPIKSSYREGLTVLEYFIATHGARKGLADTALKTANSGYLTRRLVDVSQDVIVREQDCGTERGLTVAVATVDELGTVRKHETVENSAYTRTLAVDVTDDDGKVLAEAGSDVGDVLIDQLFNAGVQEIKVRSVLTCESAVGTCALCYGRSLATGKTVDIGEAVGIIAAQSIGEPGTQLTMRTFHTGGVASADDITQGLPRIQELFEARTPKGVAPISEVAGRVTIEDGEKQLRIVVTPDDGTEDVAYPILRRARMLVVDGDHVQVGQQLVAGAIDPKQVLRVLGPREAQKFLVREVQDVYQSQGVGIHDKHVEVIVRQMLRRITVIEQGGTDLLPGELADRIRFTTQNRKAVSEGKSPASGRDELMGITKASLATDSWLSAASFQETTRVLTQAAMEAKSDSLIGLKENVIIGKLIPAGTGLDRYTKVNVEPTEEAKANLFTGPSAFTGFDYEGVDAGLSPEFTAIPMDDYDMGSDFR is encoded by the coding sequence ATGTCCAGCGAATCCTCCTTCGGCAACATGCGCATTGGCCTGGCCACCGGCGAAGAAATCCGCGAGTGGAGCTACGGCGAGGTCAAGAAGCCGGAAACCATCAACTACCGCACCCTCAAGCCAGAGAAGGACGGCCTCTTCTGCGAGAAGATCTTTGGCCCGTCCCGCGACTGGGAGTGCTACTGCGGTAAGTACAAGCGCGTGCGCTTCAAGGGCATCATCTGTGAGCGCTGCGGCGTCGAGGTGACCCGCGCCAAGGTCCGCCGCGAGCGCATGGGCCACATTGAACTGGCTGCACCCGTGACCCACATCTGGTACTTCAAGGGCGTTCCATCGCGCTTGGGCTACCTGCTTGATCTGGCCCCGAAGGATCTTGAAAAGATCATCTACTTCGCCGCCTACATGATCACCTCCGTGGATGAGGAGCGTCGTCACGCCGAGCTGCCGAATCTGCAGGCTCAGCACGACCTCGAGCGCAAGAACCTCATGGAAACCCGCGACTCGGACATCGCCGCCATCGCCAAGGACCTCGAGGACGATCTGGCGCGCCTCGAGTCCGAAGGTGCCAAGGCCGCCGAGAAGAAGAAGGCACGCGACGCCGCCGATAAGACGATGGCGCAGATCCGCAAGCGGGCCGATGCCACGATCGAGCGTCTCGATCAGGTCTGGGACCGCTTTAAGAACCTGAAGGTCGCCGACCTTGAGGGTGACGAGGGCCTGTTCCGCTCTATGCGGGAGAAGTACGGCTTGTTCTTCGAGGGCCACATGGGCGCCGAGGCGATCCAGAAGCGGCTGCAGAGCTTTGATATGCAGGCTGAGGCAGAGATGCTTCAGGAGATCATCCAGAACGGCAAGGGCCAGCGCAAGACGCGCGCTCTGAAGCGCCTGAAGGTTGTCAACGCCTTCCTGACCACGGACAACAGCCCGCTGGGCATGGTGCTGGACGCCGTTCCGGTGATCCCGCCGGAGCTGCGCCCGATGGTCCAGCTCGACGGCGGCCGCTTCGCGACGTCCGACCTGAACGATCTGTACCGCCGCGTGATCAACCGCAACAACCGCCTGAAGCGTCTGCTGGATCTCGGTGCCCCTGAGATCATCGTCAACAACGAAAAGCGCATGCTCCAGGAAGCTGTTGATTCGCTCTTCGACAACGGCCGTCGCGGCCGTCCGGTCACGGGTCCGGGCAACCGCCCGCTGAAGTCGCTCTCCGACATGCTCAAGGGCAAGCAGGGCCGCTTCCGTCAGAACCTGCTGGGCAAGCGCGTCGATTACTCCGGCCGTTCGGTCATCGTGGTCGGCCCGCAGCTGAAGCTGCACCAGTGCGGCCTGCCGAAGCAGATGGCGCTGGAGCTCTTCAAGCCGTTCGTCATGAAGCGTCTGGTGGACTTGAACCACGCGCAGAACATCAAGAGCGCCAAGCGCATGGTGGAGCGTTACCGTCCGCAGGTGTGGGACGTGCTTGAGGAGATCATCACCGAGCACCCGGTGTTGCTCAACCGCGCACCGACCCTGCACCGTCTCGGCATCCAGGCCTTCGAGCCGCAGCTGGTTGAGGGCAAGGCCCTGCAGCTGCACCCGCTCGTGTGTGCCGCGTTCAACGCCGACTTCGACGGTGACCAGATGGCAGTTCACCTGCCGCTGTCGCCGGAGGCTCAGGCCGAGGCCCGCATCCTGATGCTGTCCTCGCACAACATCCTGAAGCCTTCGGATGGCCGCCCGGTGGCCCTGCCCTCGCAGGATATGATCATCGGCCTCCACCACCTCACGACCAAGCGAGAGGGTGAGGTCGGTGAAGGCCGCGTGTTCACCTCGGTTGCCGAGGCGATCATGGCGTTCGACGCCGGTGAGCTCCACCTGAATGCGGTCGCCAAGATTCGCGTCGAGAGCTTCACGCCGTCCGCTGAGCAGCCTGCGCCCGAGGGGTGGGAGCCGGGGCAGCCCGCGCTTCTCGAAACCTCGCTGGGGCAGATCATCTTCAATGAGACGCTGCCGGCCGACTACCCGTGGGTTGAGCACGTGGCCGGCAAGGACGCGCTGTCCGAGATCGTCAATGATCTGGCCGAGCGCTATCCGAAGGTCGAGACCGCTCAGGCGCTGGATAACCTGAAGGACGCTGGCTTCTACTGGGCCACGCGTTCCGGCGTGACCGTGGCCATCTCCGACGTGTCCTCGAACATGGACAAGGCCGCAATCCTGGCCCCCTACGAGGAGCAGGCGCGCAAGGTGCAGGGCCAGTATGACAAGGGCCTGATTGCCGATGACGAGCGTCGTACCGAGCTGGTGGATATCTGGTCGAAGGCTACCGACGAGGTCGCCGAGGCCATGAAGAACGGTATGGAGAAGCTGAACACCATTAACCGCATGGTCACCTCGAAGGCCCGCGGTAACTGGCTGCAGCTGCGTCAGATCGCGGGTATCCGTGGTCTCGTGTCCAACCCGCGTGGCGACATCATCCCGCGTCCGATCAAGTCCTCCTACCGTGAGGGTCTGACCGTTCTCGAGTACTTCATCGCGACCCACGGCGCCCGTAAGGGTCTGGCCGATACCGCGTTGAAGACCGCCAACTCCGGTTACCTGACCCGTCGACTCGTCGACGTGTCTCAGGACGTCATCGTTCGGGAACAGGACTGCGGCACCGAACGCGGCCTCACCGTCGCCGTGGCCACCGTCGACGAGCTCGGCACCGTGCGTAAGCACGAGACCGTGGAGAACTCGGCGTACACCCGCACGCTCGCGGTGGACGTGACCGACGACGACGGCAAGGTGCTTGCCGAGGCTGGCTCCGACGTCGGCGATGTCCTGATCGATCAGCTGTTCAATGCTGGCGTCCAGGAGATCAAGGTCCGCTCCGTGCTCACGTGTGAGTCCGCTGTCGGTACGTGCGCCCTGTGCTACGGCCGGTCGCTCGCCACCGGTAAGACGGTGGACATCGGCGAAGCCGTGGGTATCATCGCGGCCCAGTCGATTGGTGAGCCGGGTACTCAGCTGACTATGCGTACGTTCCACACCGGTGGTGTCGCTTCTGCGGATGACATCACGCAGGGTCTGCCCCGTATTCAAGAGCTCTTCGAGGCCCGTACCCCCAAGGGTGTGGCCCCGATCTCCGAGGTCGCCGGTCGCGTGACGATCGAGGATGGCGAGAAGCAGCTTCGGATCGTCGTGACCCCGGATGACGGAACCGAGGACGTGGCCTACCCGATCCTGCGTCGTGCCCGCATGTTGGTCGTCGATGGCGATCACGTGCAGGTGGGCCAGCAGCTGGTCGCGGGTGCCATTGACCCCAAGCAGGTGCTGCGCGTGCTTGGCCCGCGTGAGGCTCAGAAGTTCTTGGTCCGCGAGGTTCAGGACGTCTACCAGTCGCAGGGTGTGGGCATTCACGACAAGCACGTCGAGGTCATCGTGCGCCAGATGCTGCGTCGCATCACGGTCATCGAACAGGGTGGCACCGACCTGCTTCCGGGCGAGTTGGCTGACCGCATCCGCTTCACGACGCAGAACCGCAAGGCGGTCTCCGAGGGTAAGTCGCCGGCTTCCGGCCGTGACGAGCTGATGGGCATCACCAAGGCGTCCCTCGCCACCGATTCGTGGCTGTCGGCGGCTTCCTTCCAGGAGACCACGCGTGTTCTGACGCAGGCCGCGATGGAGGCGAAGTCCGATTCGCTCATCGGCCTGAAGGAGAACGTGATCATCGGTAAGCTCATCCCGGCCGGTACCGGCCTGGATCGCTACACCAAGGTCAATGTTGAGCCGACCGAGGAAGCCAAGGCCAACCTGTTCACGGGACCGAGCGCCTTCACTGGCTTCGACTACGAAGGCGTCGACGCCGGCCTGAGCCCTGAGTTCACGGCCATCCCGATGGACGATTACGACATGGGGTCTGACTTCCGCTAA
- the rpsL gene encoding 30S ribosomal protein S12 has protein sequence MPTIQQLVRKGRSPKVNKTKAPALQGDPMRRGVCTRVYTTTPKKPNSALRKVARVRLSGGVEVTAYIPGVGHNLQEHSIVLVRGGRVKDLPGVRYRIVRGALDTQGVKDRKQARSRYGAKKEKK, from the coding sequence GTGCCTACTATTCAGCAGCTGGTCCGTAAGGGCCGCTCGCCGAAGGTCAATAAGACCAAGGCTCCCGCCCTTCAGGGCGACCCGATGCGCCGTGGCGTGTGCACCCGTGTGTACACGACCACCCCGAAGAAGCCGAACTCCGCCCTGCGTAAGGTTGCCCGTGTGCGCCTGTCCGGTGGCGTTGAGGTGACGGCCTACATTCCGGGCGTCGGCCACAACCTGCAGGAGCACTCCATCGTGCTCGTTCGCGGCGGCCGTGTGAAGGATCTCCCGGGCGTGCGCTACCGCATCGTTCGCGGTGCCCTCGATACCCAGGGTGTCAAGGACCGTAAGCAGGCTCGTTCCCGCTACGGCGCAAAGAAGGAGAAGAAGTAA
- the rpsG gene encoding 30S ribosomal protein S7 — protein MPRKGPAPKRPLVADPVYGSPLVTQLINKVLVDGKKSTAERIVYGALAGAEAKTGSDPVATLKKAMDNVRPALEVRSRRVGGATYQVPVDVKPGRSTALALRWLVGYSKDRREKTMIERLMNEILDASNGLGAAVKRREDTHKMAESNKAFAHYRW, from the coding sequence ATGCCTCGTAAGGGTCCTGCGCCGAAGCGCCCCCTCGTTGCTGACCCGGTCTACGGGTCCCCGCTCGTCACTCAGCTGATCAACAAGGTTCTGGTCGACGGCAAGAAGTCCACCGCCGAGCGCATCGTCTACGGTGCTCTGGCCGGTGCCGAAGCCAAGACTGGCTCTGATCCGGTGGCGACTCTCAAGAAGGCTATGGACAACGTCCGCCCGGCCCTTGAGGTTCGCTCGCGCCGCGTCGGTGGCGCCACCTACCAGGTCCCGGTCGACGTGAAGCCGGGCCGCTCCACCGCCCTGGCACTGCGCTGGCTGGTCGGCTACTCCAAGGACCGCCGCGAGAAGACGATGATCGAGCGTCTCATGAACGAGATCCTCGACGCGTCGAACGGTCTCGGTGCCGCTGTGAAGCGTCGCGAAGACACTCACAAGATGGCCGAGTCCAACAAGGCCTTCGCTCACTACCGCTGGTAA
- the fusA gene encoding elongation factor G: protein MAQDVLTDLKKVRNIGIMAHIDAGKTTTTERILFYTGVNHKIGETHDGASTTDWMEQEKERGITITSAAVTCFWDNNQINIIDTPGHVDFTVEVERALRVLDGAVAVFDGKEGVEPQSETVWRQADKYNVPRICFVNKMDKMGADFYFTVDTIINRLGATPLVMQLPIGAENDFVGVVDLLSMKALVWPGDSKGDVTMGAAYETREIPEDLQERAEEYRAKLIEQVAESDEALMEKFFEGEEITVDELKAAIRQMTINSEAYPVFCGSAFKNRGVQPMLDAVIDFLPAPFDVPPMIGHDPADEEKEITRKPSKDEPFSALAFKIAAHPFFGQLTFIRVYSGVGTPGMQVLNTTKGKKERIGKMFQMHSNKENPVEEVVAGHIYAVIGLKDVTTGDTLSATDAPIVLESMSFPEPVISVAIEPKTKGDQQKLSTAIQKLAAEDPTFTVSLNEETGQTEIGGMGELHLDILVDRMKREFKVEANVGKPQVAYRETIKKAVEKVDYTHKKQTGGSGQFAKVQVSFEPLDTQDSEGELYEFKNAITGGRVPREYIPSVDAGIQDAMQFGILAGYPVVGVKATLVDGAYHDVDSSEMAFKLAGSQVFKEGARRANPVILEPVMAVEVRTPEEYMGDVIGDLNSRRGQIQSMEDAQGVKVVKAQVPLSEMFGYIGDLRSRTQGRAVYTMTFDSYAEVPKAVADEIIQKSRGE, encoded by the coding sequence GTGGCACAGGATGTGCTCACCGACCTCAAGAAGGTCCGCAACATCGGCATCATGGCCCACATCGATGCCGGTAAGACCACCACGACGGAACGCATCCTTTTCTACACGGGTGTGAACCACAAGATCGGCGAGACGCACGACGGTGCTTCGACGACCGACTGGATGGAGCAGGAAAAGGAACGCGGCATCACCATCACGTCTGCCGCCGTGACCTGCTTCTGGGACAACAACCAGATCAATATCATCGACACCCCGGGTCACGTTGACTTCACGGTCGAGGTCGAGCGCGCGCTGCGCGTCCTCGACGGCGCCGTTGCCGTCTTTGACGGTAAGGAAGGTGTTGAGCCGCAGTCGGAGACCGTGTGGCGTCAGGCCGACAAGTACAACGTCCCGCGCATCTGCTTCGTCAACAAGATGGACAAGATGGGCGCCGACTTCTACTTCACGGTGGATACCATCATCAATCGCCTGGGCGCGACGCCTCTGGTGATGCAGCTGCCGATCGGCGCCGAGAACGACTTCGTCGGCGTCGTTGACCTGCTGTCGATGAAGGCCCTCGTCTGGCCGGGCGACTCCAAGGGTGACGTCACCATGGGTGCTGCCTACGAGACGCGCGAGATCCCGGAGGATCTCCAGGAGCGTGCCGAGGAGTACCGCGCCAAGCTCATCGAGCAGGTTGCGGAGTCTGACGAGGCGCTGATGGAGAAGTTCTTCGAGGGTGAGGAAATCACCGTCGACGAGCTCAAGGCTGCGATCCGTCAGATGACGATCAACTCCGAGGCCTACCCGGTCTTCTGCGGCTCGGCGTTCAAGAACCGCGGCGTGCAGCCGATGCTCGATGCCGTGATCGACTTCCTGCCGGCGCCGTTCGACGTGCCGCCGATGATCGGCCACGACCCGGCCGACGAGGAGAAGGAAATCACGCGTAAGCCGAGCAAGGACGAGCCGTTCTCGGCTCTGGCCTTCAAGATTGCTGCGCATCCGTTCTTCGGCCAGCTGACCTTCATTCGCGTGTACTCCGGCGTGGGTACGCCTGGCATGCAGGTGTTGAACACCACGAAGGGCAAGAAGGAACGCATCGGCAAGATGTTCCAGATGCACTCCAACAAGGAGAACCCGGTTGAGGAGGTCGTGGCTGGTCACATCTACGCCGTGATCGGTCTCAAGGACGTCACCACCGGCGACACCCTGTCCGCGACGGACGCCCCGATCGTTCTCGAGTCGATGTCCTTCCCGGAGCCCGTGATCTCCGTGGCCATCGAGCCGAAGACCAAGGGCGACCAGCAGAAGCTCTCCACCGCGATCCAGAAGCTCGCGGCCGAGGATCCGACCTTCACCGTCTCGCTCAACGAAGAGACGGGCCAGACCGAGATCGGCGGCATGGGCGAGCTTCACCTGGACATCCTGGTGGACCGCATGAAGCGTGAGTTCAAGGTTGAGGCTAACGTGGGTAAGCCGCAGGTTGCTTACCGCGAGACCATCAAGAAGGCTGTCGAAAAGGTCGACTACACCCACAAGAAGCAGACGGGTGGTTCCGGCCAGTTCGCCAAGGTTCAGGTCTCCTTCGAGCCGCTGGATACGCAGGACAGCGAGGGTGAGCTCTACGAGTTCAAGAACGCCATCACCGGCGGTCGCGTGCCGCGTGAGTACATCCCGTCCGTTGACGCTGGTATCCAGGACGCCATGCAGTTCGGCATCCTGGCCGGATACCCGGTCGTTGGTGTCAAGGCCACCTTGGTCGACGGCGCATACCACGACGTCGACTCCTCGGAAATGGCGTTCAAGCTCGCCGGTTCCCAGGTCTTCAAGGAAGGCGCTCGCCGCGCCAACCCGGTGATCCTGGAACCGGTCATGGCCGTTGAGGTCCGTACTCCCGAGGAGTACATGGGCGACGTCATCGGTGACCTGAACTCCCGCCGTGGGCAGATCCAGTCCATGGAGGATGCTCAGGGCGTCAAGGTGGTCAAGGCTCAGGTGCCACTGTCCGAGATGTTCGGCTACATCGGCGACCTGCGCTCCCGTACGCAGGGCCGCGCTGTCTACACCATGACGTTCGACAGCTACGCCGAGGTCCCGAAGGCCGTTGCTGACGAGATCATCCAGAAGTCCCGCGGCGAGTAA